In the genome of Chelmon rostratus isolate fCheRos1 chromosome 24, fCheRos1.pri, whole genome shotgun sequence, one region contains:
- the LOC121627378 gene encoding cyclin-T2-like isoform X2 — protein MAVHRGPSTKWLFSRERLENTPSRRCGIEADRELSYRQQAANLIQDIGQRLNVSQLIINTAIVYMHRFYMIHSFTKFHRNIISQTTLFLAAKVEEQPRKLEHVIKIAHACVNPQEPALDTKSNAFQQQAQELVALETIVLQTLGFEITVDHPHTDVVRCSQLVRASKDLAQTSYFMATNRLLSCSHYCTVMAHYSFLSCRAPLPVSNALFAPGSWEPPVWGSTSPAAVCGVLYKGSVLAHRG, from the exons ATGGCGGTGCACCGGGGACCCTCTACGAAATGGCTCTTCTCCCGGGAGCGGCTCGAAAACACACCGTCTCGACGCTGCGGAATAGAGGCTGACAGGGAGCTTTCTTACCGGCAGCAGGCCGCCAACTTAATCCAAGATATAGGCCAGAGACTCAACGT CTCTCAACTGATTATCAACACCGCTATAGTATATATGCACAGGTTTTATATGATTCACTCCTTCACCAAATTCCATAGAAAT ATAATTTCCCAGACTACGCTGTTCCTGGCAGCTAAAGTCGAGGAACAGCCCAGGAAGCTGGAGCATGTCATTAAAATAGCCCATGCCTGCGTTAACCCACAAGAGCCTGCCCTAGACACTAAGAGCAAC GCATTCCAGCAGCAGGCACAAGAGCTCGTAGCACTGGAAACAATAGTGCTGCAAACGCTGG GTTTTGAAATAACAGTTGATcatccacacacagatgttGTGAGGTGTTCCCAGCTAGTGCGAG CAAGCAAGGATTTGGCACAGACTTCCTATTTCATGGCTACCAACAGGTTATTATCCTGTTCCCATTATTGCACTGTAATGGCACACTATAGCTTCCTGTCCTGCAGGGCCCCCCTTCCTGTGTCCAACGCCCTGTTTGCGCCTGGATCCTGGGAACCCCCAGTGTGGGGAAGTACCAGCCCGGCTGCTGTGTGCGGTGTATTGTACAAGGGCTCTGTGTTGGCACATAGGGGTTGA
- the LOC121627378 gene encoding cyclin-T2-like isoform X1 translates to MAVHRGPSTKWLFSRERLENTPSRRCGIEADRELSYRQQAANLIQDIGQRLNVSQLIINTAIVYMHRFYMIHSFTKFHRNIISQTTLFLAAKVEEQPRKLEHVIKIAHACVNPQEPALDTKSNAFQQQAQELVALETIVLQTLGFEITVDHPHTDVVRCSQLVRASKDLAQTSYFMATNSLHLTTFCLQYRPTVVACVCIHLACKWSNWEIPVSTDGKHWWEYVDRTVTLQLLDELTHEFLQILEKTPSRLKRIRNWRAIQAAKKPKTEVSTVDSAFQGTSLDGLPGVTNSFFPSTSSSDSTDMSSLNSIAVPFASYQPLSDQSKSCGYDQFSEPHPSDFSLVKHEHKAAGGSSSKHQQLGTNAAAFSRPQKVLTLEKYREKHAAELALQNGIKEEASTDMYAPPPALSSHHHKKRSQPQQSSQSGDGRREKSSSKKARLPPSYTENGSATSEELKMRIKVSSERHGGSEQGGTLPGKDKHKEHSSHRHSKHGHSHAYSLSGNSRGTIDHPPSLSLRAPSGHCNDVSSSGSSRKRPHSDAGNHNHHHHSSKSRSSKGGLSSSHYSSESGQRIMEHHGHDGTNGLLTSNGQHTDYKDTFDMLDSLLSAQGMNL, encoded by the exons ATGGCGGTGCACCGGGGACCCTCTACGAAATGGCTCTTCTCCCGGGAGCGGCTCGAAAACACACCGTCTCGACGCTGCGGAATAGAGGCTGACAGGGAGCTTTCTTACCGGCAGCAGGCCGCCAACTTAATCCAAGATATAGGCCAGAGACTCAACGT CTCTCAACTGATTATCAACACCGCTATAGTATATATGCACAGGTTTTATATGATTCACTCCTTCACCAAATTCCATAGAAAT ATAATTTCCCAGACTACGCTGTTCCTGGCAGCTAAAGTCGAGGAACAGCCCAGGAAGCTGGAGCATGTCATTAAAATAGCCCATGCCTGCGTTAACCCACAAGAGCCTGCCCTAGACACTAAGAGCAAC GCATTCCAGCAGCAGGCACAAGAGCTCGTAGCACTGGAAACAATAGTGCTGCAAACGCTGG GTTTTGAAATAACAGTTGATcatccacacacagatgttGTGAGGTGTTCCCAGCTAGTGCGAG CAAGCAAGGATTTGGCACAGACTTCCTATTTCATGGCTACCAACAG TTTGCACCTCACCACCTTCTGCCTGCAGTACAGGCCAACAGTCGTCGCATGTGTCTGCATTCACTTGGCCTGTAAGTGGTCCAACTGGGAGATCCCTGTGTCTACAGATGGCAAGCACTGGTGGGAGTACGTGGACCGCACCGTAACGTTACAGCTGCTGGATG AACTCACACACGAGTTCCTTCAAATCCTGGAGAAGACGcccagcaggctgaagaggatACGAAACTGGAGG GCCATTCAAGCAGCTAAGAAGCCAAAGACGGAGGTCTCAACAGTGGATAGTGCCTTCCAGGGGACGTCCTTAGATGGCCTTCCTGGTGTCACCaactcttttttcccctccacctCTTCATCAGACTCTACAGACATGTCCTCCCTTAACAGCATCGCAGTCCCCTTCGCCTCCTACCAGCCACTGAGTGACCAGTCAAAGTCCTGCGGCTACGATCAGTTCTCCGAGCCTCACCCTTCAGACTTCTCACTGGTGAAACACGAACACAAAGCTGCAGGCGGCTCTAGCAGTAAACACCAGCAGCTCGGTACAAACGCAGCAGCTTTTTCGCGGCCGCAGAAAGTCTTGACTCTGGAAAAGTACAGGGAGAAACATGCGGCGGAGCTGGCCTTGCAGAACGGTATAAAGGAGGAGGCGAGCACAGACATGTATGCGCCccctccagctctctcctccCACCACCACAAGAAACGCtctcagccacagcagagcagccagtCAGGCGACGGCAGGAGAGAAAAGTCCAGCTCGAAAAAGGCCCGGCTGCCTCCTTCTTACACCGAGAACGGCTCCGCCACGAGCGAGGAGCTCAAGATGAGAATCAAAGTTTCGTCGGAGCGTCACGGAGGCTCAGAGCAGGGCGGGACTCTGCCTGGGAAAGACAAGCACAAAGAGCACAGCAGCCACCGCCACTCAAAACACGGCCACTCGCACGCTTATTCCCTCAGCGGAAACAGCAGAGGGACAATAGACCACCCTCCTTCCTTATCCCTACGAGCTCCCAGCGGCCACTGCAACGACGTGAGCTCCTCCGGCTCGTCCCGTAAGAGGCCTCACTCTGACGCTGGAaaccacaaccaccaccaccactcatCCAAGAGCAGGAGCTCCAAAGGAGGCCTCAGCTCGTCCCACTACTCGTCCGAGAGCGGCCAGAGGATCATGGAGCACCACGGCCACGACGGAACCAACGGCCTGCTGACCTCCAACGGCCAACACACTGACTACAAAGACACTTTTGACATGCTGGACTCTTTACTAAGTGCCCAAGGAATGAACTTGTAA